Part of the Planococcus plakortidis genome is shown below.
ATTGATCTTTTCAAATCAGAAAGCTGTTGATTACCATCCGAAAGATCAATTAATTTATTATATATTGGAAAGTCCTGGGTCACAATTACTATTTTAAGGAAATTGAACATAAGAAAAAATCCATTCCTGCAGTCATTGCAGGAATGGATTCCAATTTATTCCATTAGACAGTCAATCCGCGCGCCTGGCGGAAATCGGCGATGCGATGGTCTTTAATGATGCCCTCCTCGATGACGATGGCCTGCTGGACCATTTCGGATAGATGTCCTTCAAGCAGACCATCGAGCATCGGCGCAAAACCTTCGCTCAGCACTTTCGTGATCGTGTGCGGGAACATCGCCGGCGTGTTGTCAACCGCATAATGGATGATGCCGTCGACCGTGTAGACCGGATTGTCGATCGTCGTCGGCGTCGAAGTCTCGATCTCAAGTTCCGGATCACAACTCACGTCGATGATCATCGCGCCTTTTTTCAAGCGCTTCAGATCCTCGCGGTAGATGATGCGGTCGGTGCGCGTCGTGTCCCACATGACGCAGTTGACGAGCACATCGTAATCGACCATCTTTTCCTTGAAGAGATTCTCCAGCCGCTTGCCGTAAACATCGACTTCCGCGCCGAGCCCGTGCAGGATGCGCATCGCACCTTTAGCGGTATGGCCATTGCCGAGAATCGCGACACGCGTCTCATACGGCATCTTGCCGCAATGCTGGTACGCTTGGAGCACAGCCGCTTCCCCCGCCACTTCGCGGTTGCGGTAGAAAATATAGCGCCCGCCTTCGAACAACTCTTCCCAAGCGATGACCGTATGCTTGCCGGCGATGGCGCCATCCGTAAACTTGATATCCTGGATCGCATGCGCCCAGCCGATCAGAAGTTTGCCATCTTCCAGCTGAGCCAGGTAATCGGCGTTGCCGAGCTTCACATCGACGATCGCATCGCACTTGAGCACTTCTTCGCGCGACGCGATTTCGGCGCCTGCCGCACGGTAATCGTCATCCGACAAGCCCAGCACATCGCCGTACCCTTCCTCAAACACCAATTGCGCCGCGTGTTGCACTTGCGCTAAATCCTGCGGCAAAATCGCCCGCCGCTTCTCGTTATTCTTGCGGCTAATCACAAATCCCATCGTCTTCAAAATCCATTCCCCCATTATCGTCTATCGGCCAGGCCGTTAAGCTCATAGTATCATTGCTTGGCGTTCTTGTCGTCCATATGTTGTGGTCCCTGTGTTGCACACAATTCAGCGGGAGACATTCGCTATATAGAGGCATTCCGCCGTTCACTTGTCCCTGTGTTACACACAATTATTTCGTTTCCCGATTGTCCATGTGTTACGCACAACCCAAAAATTCTGTATACTATTTTTTGCGATTCCCT
Proteins encoded:
- a CDS encoding N(5)-(carboxyethyl)ornithine synthase — translated: MGFVISRKNNEKRRAILPQDLAQVQHAAQLVFEEGYGDVLGLSDDDYRAAGAEIASREEVLKCDAIVDVKLGNADYLAQLEDGKLLIGWAHAIQDIKFTDGAIAGKHTVIAWEELFEGGRYIFYRNREVAGEAAVLQAYQHCGKMPYETRVAILGNGHTAKGAMRILHGLGAEVDVYGKRLENLFKEKMVDYDVLVNCVMWDTTRTDRIIYREDLKRLKKGAMIIDVSCDPELEIETSTPTTIDNPVYTVDGIIHYAVDNTPAMFPHTITKVLSEGFAPMLDGLLEGHLSEMVQQAIVIEEGIIKDHRIADFRQARGLTV